One region of Bubalus kerabau isolate K-KA32 ecotype Philippines breed swamp buffalo chromosome 6, PCC_UOA_SB_1v2, whole genome shotgun sequence genomic DNA includes:
- the MOB3C gene encoding MOB kinase activator 3C: MALCLKQVFSKDKTFRPRKRFEPGTQRFELYKKAQASLKSGLDLRSVVRLPPGENIDDWIAVHVVDFFNRINLIYGTMAERCSETSCPVMAGGPRYEYRWQDERQYRRPAKLSAPRYMALLMDWIESLINDEDVFPTRVGVPFPKNFQQVCTKILTRLFRVFVHVYIHHFDSILSMGAEAHVNTCYKHFYYFIREFSLVDQRELEPLREMTERICH; this comes from the exons ATGGCGCTGTGCCTGAAGCAGGTGTTCTCCAAGGACAAGACATTCAGGCCGCGGAAGCGCTTTGAGCCGGGCACGCAGCGCTTTGAGCTGTATAAGAAGGCGCAGGCGTCGCTCAAGTCTGGCCTGGACCTGCGCAGCGTGGTGAGGCTGCCACCCGGTGAAAACATAGATGACTGGATCGCCGTGCACGTGGTAGACTTCTTCAACCGCATAAACCTAATCTACGGCACCATGGCCGAGCGCTGCAGCGAGACCAGCTGCCCGGTCATGGCCGGTGGGCCTCGCTACGAGTACCGCTGGCAGGACGAGCGCCAGTACCGGCGGCCGGCCAAGCTCTCGGCACCGCGCTACATGGCGCTGCTCATGGACTGGATCGAAAGCCTCATCAACGACGAGGATGTCTTTCCCACGCGCGTAG gaGTTCCCTTCCCCAAGAACTTCCAGCAGGTCTGCACCAAGATCCTGACCCGTCTCTTCCGCGTCTTTGTACACGTCTACATCCACCACTTTGACAGCATCCTCAGCATGGGGGCCGAGGCGCATGTCAATACCTGCTACAAGCACTTCTATTACTTCATCCGCGAGTTCAGCCTGGTGGACCAGCGGGAGCTGGAGCCACTG AGGGAGATGACAGAACGGATTTGTCACTGA